The DNA window GGGTCCGGCTTCTCCTTGCTCGCGGTCTTCAGTTTCACGAAAGCAAGCACGACCGCCGAATTCGGCTGCATTTGCGACACGGCCGCCTTGACCACGGTCGCGGTCGTGGTGACTTGCCCCCGCTGCGCCGCCGGGCCGGCGATCTGGTCGACGAACCGCTGGTAGTAGGTCAGGTAGTCGTCGGTCACCCGGGACCTGGCGTTGGCGAAATCCCGGTCGAGCGTTTCGGGCGAATACGACAGCAGCGCCACCGCACCATCGCTGGCGGCTTTGACGGCCTGGTGCATCGCGGCGTCGTCGGTCAGCACATCCGGGCGGTACACAAAGTAGAAGTAGCCCGCCCCGAACGTCAACGCGCCAACCAGTAACACGGTCAATAGAATTGGACGCCATCGCGCCAGGCAGCGACGCACCCAGCGCCCTATCGCGCCGAGTCCGCGGCCGGCCCGATCGCGAAGCGCTGTCCTCCTGACGCCGCCGTCGTCGACCGTCACGGGACGAACTCGAGCCTGGAGACTTTGGGCTGCCCGTTGTCCTCTTCGACGCTGACCACGACGCGCATCGACCGCACGGCCGGCTTGGCCTGGTCGGGCTTGCTGAGCTCCGATTTCGCCGCCACCAGCACGACCGCCGAGTCCTTGGTCATCGACTCCACGCCAACGGCCTGCACAGCGACCTTGGAGCTTATCTTCAACTCCTGGACCGCCTTGAGGTACCGCTCGGCGCTCATCAGGATGCTGGCCTTGAAAAGCCCGGTGGTGTCGTCGACGAAACGTTGCATGTCGTCTCTTGCCGTGCCGGGCTCGATGGTCATCATCGCCACCACGGCGTCGCGGGCCGTCGCGGAGAACTTCGCGGCACGCTGCGTCTGCTGAGCCACCATGCGGTGATGCCAAACCAGGCCGCCGCTTCCGGCCAGCGAGGTGCAGATGAGGACAACCGCAGCAGACGCGGTCAGAGCTTCCCGGCCGGGACGGCGCAACCTTCGCCGGCGCGACGACGGCCACTCCAAAGCAGGCTCGTCGTGGGCGACGTGGTCGCCGTGGCCGTTCGATGCCGCTTCGGCCTGCCGACGGAGCAGTGTCGCGCGGGAACGGGCGGCTTCGGCGCGGGCTTCGGCCTGCGCGAGCTCGTCTTCGTCGGCGTGCGACGGGGAACTCGCGACGGGGATGACCCCATCGGCTTCCGGCGGCTCAGCGGGCAGCTTGCGCGGCGGCACTGGATCACCTCCTCGTCCGCTGTGGCAGGAGAGAGCCACATTATCACTGCCAAGCCGGGCTGTCGGTGGGGATGGCGACGATGTGGGCTTGTGGGTCTTCTCCAAAAGAGAGAATTCTATTCCCCGCCGGATGCCTGCTGTGGCAAAGTAATCGTGTGCGAATGATCGTCGCCGCGGTCGCAGTATTGCTCGGCGCTGGTGCGCTTGCGGCGCCACCGGCCGCTGCCGGACCGGTCAACTGTGATTACCCGGGCTGCACGCCGGGAATCATGCCGCACGTCGTGCTCGGTGCCCCATGCGACAACACCACTTACTACGTGTTCGGGACCGCCGACTATTACGTCTCTTTCGCCAC is part of the Mycobacterium sp. HUMS_12744610 genome and encodes:
- a CDS encoding twin-arginine translocation pathway signal, with amino-acid sequence MTVDDGGVRRTALRDRAGRGLGAIGRWVRRCLARWRPILLTVLLVGALTFGAGYFYFVYRPDVLTDDAAMHQAVKAASDGAVALLSYSPETLDRDFANARSRVTDDYLTYYQRFVDQIAGPAAQRGQVTTTATVVKAAVSQMQPNSAVVLAFVKLKTASKEKPDPVVTSSSLRLTLTKVNGAWLIEKFEAV